A genomic segment from Nicotiana tabacum cultivar K326 chromosome 9, ASM71507v2, whole genome shotgun sequence encodes:
- the LOC107769131 gene encoding LOW QUALITY PROTEIN: AUGMIN subunit 8 (The sequence of the model RefSeq protein was modified relative to this genomic sequence to represent the inferred CDS: deleted 2 bases in 1 codon), with protein sequence MDVYESKVALQKQNSTLEKNNGNIRRPRTREVSSRYRSPTPSAASSGVRRCSSPNVTRTGTTTSTMFLPKRAISAERKRPTTPSSPTSTTSRPSTPVQDTSAEELLSRKLGGNRLPESLWPSTMRSLSVSFQSDTFSLPVSKREKPVSHALCDRTLRPSSNVVQKQGETPPASRKATPERRRSPLKGKNSADQAENSRPVDSLNARLVDQHRWPSRMGGKVSSGTMNRSVDLSDKNSKIEPISHRVTPSLRRLSLDGYTTPLQKSSSDLLSLVSSDDRVKGRVLSVDDSSLSMQKSTSSSSLERTVQGNPVARSQTVSAPGSRLPSPNKASVISSAASRGVSPSRTRSVPSTPSRGPSPSRIRPSSPSRQPKTSTSVLSFIADIKKGKKAANHIEDVHQLRLLYNRHLQWRYANARSDAALHAQKLQAEKTLYNVWRNTSDLWASVIKKRTALQQLKLKLKLFAVLNEQLTYLDEWASIERDHTSSVSHAIQDLQACTLRLPIIGQAKGDIESVKEAVCSAVDVMQAMGSSMRFILPRVEGMNCLVSELADVAAQERAMLDECEALLASTAAMQVEEYSIRSHLIQLKQAWRSDEQLILGN encoded by the exons ATGGATGTGTATGAATCAAAGGTAGCATTACAGAAGCAGAATTCAACATTGGAAAAGAACAATGGAAACATCCGTAGGCCAAGAACCAGAGAAGTTAGTTCTAGGTACAGGTCACCTACTCCATCAGCAGCATCCTCTGGCGTTAGACGTTGCTCTTCTCCAAATGTCACAAGAACTGGAACTACTACATCAACAATGTTCTTGCCTAAACGAGCCATATCGGCTGAAAGGAAACGCCCCACCACGCCTTCATCACCTACCAGTACTACATCACGACCGTCAACACCTGTACAGGATACATCTGCGGAAGAATTGTTGTCCAGAAAGTTGGGAGGTAATCGATTGCCAGAATCGTTGTGGCCCTCAACAATGAGGAGTCTCAGTGTTTCGTTTCAGTCGGATACCTTTTCTTTACCTGTAAGTAAGAGAGAAAAACCTGTTTCTCATGCTCTATGTGATCGTACTTTGAGGCCCTCATCAAATGTAGTGCAGAAACAGGGCGAAACACCTCCTGCTTCTCGAAAGGCGACACCTGAGAGGAGGAGGAGTCCATTGAAGGGAAAGAATTCTGCTGATCAAGCAGAGAATTCTAGACCAGTTGATAGTTTAAATGCTCGATTAGTTGATCAGCATCGATGGCCAAGTAGAATGGGTGGGAAGGTATCATCTGGTACTATGAACAGAAGTGTTGATCTGAGTGATAAGAATAGTAAAATTGAGCCAATTAGTCAC AGAGTCACGCCTTCCTTGAGGAGATTATCTTTGGATGGTTATACCACACCATTGCAAAAATCTTCCAGCGACTTGCTGTCACTAGTATCATCTGATGATAGAGTAAAAGGTAGAGTTCTGTCAGTAGATGATAGTTCACTTTCAATGCAGAAGTCCACATCTTCGAGTTCATTGGAAAGAACAGTACAAGGGAATCCAGTAGCTAGATCTCAGACTGTTTCAGCTCCTGGATCACGACTTCCGTCACCGAATAAGGCATCTGTTATATCATCCGCTGCATCTCGAGGAGTCAGTCCATCTCGAACAAGATCAGTCCCAAGTACACCATCTAGAGGGCCAAGTCCTTCTCGGATAAGACCATCTAGTCCATCTAGACAACCCAAAACCTCTACTTCTGTCCTCAGCTTTATTGCAGATATTAAAAAGGGGAAGAAGGCAGCTAACCACATAGAAGATGTTCATCAGCTGAGGCTATTGTATAATAGACATCTCCAATGGCGGTATGCTAATGCCAGGTCAGATGCAGCATTGCACGCGCAGAAACTTCAAGCAGAG AAAACATTGTACAATGTCTGGAGGAATACGTCGGATTTATGGGCTTCTGTTATTAAAAAGAGAACTGCACTCCAACAGCTGAAGCTGAAGTTGAAGCTTTTTGCAGTCTTAAATGAACAG CTCACCTACCTTGATGAGTGGGCTTCAATTGAAAGGGATCATACCAGTTCAGTATCCCATGCTATACAAGATCTACAGGCATGCACTCTCCGTCTTCCAATAATTGGACAAGCAAAG GGTGATATTGAAAGTGTTAAGGAAGCTGTTTGCTCAGCTGTTGATGTAATGCAGGCAATGGGATCCTCCATGCGTTTTATATTGCCTAGG GTGGAAGGGATGAACTGCCTGGTTTCTGAACTTGCTGACGTGGCAGCTCAAGAGCGAGCCATGCTGGACGAATGTGAAGCCTTGTTGGCCTCAACAGCAGCTATGCAG GTAGAAGAATATAGCATTAGGTCTCATCTTATACAATTGAAACAAGCTTGGAGAAGTGATGAGCAGCTGATACTTGGGAATTAG